A part of Desulfobacter sp. genomic DNA contains:
- a CDS encoding formylmethanofuran dehydrogenase, which translates to MKDLETLLNGAAKAHGHLCPGQVVGVRMAMLGCRLIGLDEPSTLPQIKKIIVYVEMDRCATDAISYVTGVKLGRRSLKFIDNGIMAATFVNLETKKAFRIVSTETARDLAPELMPQIDDPRQQQLEAYKIMDDKDLFTVDEGRVDVPAADMPGPTRFKAVCARCGQVVRDKKEVFKNNEILCRPCAAGSYFQPLEKKDKENHHAAV; encoded by the coding sequence ATGAAAGATTTAGAAACCCTGCTCAACGGCGCGGCAAAGGCCCACGGCCACCTCTGCCCCGGACAGGTGGTGGGGGTGCGCATGGCCATGCTGGGCTGCCGGCTCATCGGGCTGGACGAGCCGTCCACCCTGCCCCAGATCAAAAAAATCATCGTGTATGTGGAAATGGACCGGTGCGCCACCGACGCCATCTCCTATGTCACCGGGGTAAAACTGGGCCGCAGGTCCCTGAAATTCATTGACAACGGCATCATGGCCGCCACCTTTGTCAACCTGGAAACCAAAAAAGCCTTCAGGATCGTGTCCACGGAAACCGCAAGGGACCTGGCGCCCGAACTCATGCCCCAGATTGACGATCCCAGGCAGCAGCAGCTTGAGGCCTATAAAATCATGGATGACAAGGATTTATTCACCGTGGACGAGGGCCGGGTGGATGTCCCCGCAGCGGACATGCCCGGCCCCACCCGGTTCAAGGCCGTCTGCGCCCGGTGCGGCCAGGTGGTCCGGGACAAAAAAGAAGTATTCAAAAACAATGAGATACTCTGCCGGCCCTGCGCCGCAGGCTCCTATTTTCAACCCCTGGAAAAGAAAGACAAGGAGAACCACCATGCAGCAGTTTAA
- a CDS encoding LysR family transcriptional regulator codes for MKLKSMQLLVGDDGGIIMGKGRMDILTSIEQTGSINKTAKALGMSYKSVWSKIKSTENNWGRPVVNADRVKGTSLTDEGRSLLDAYKELNRRCMAADDAIFDELFPQ; via the coding sequence ATGAAGCTTAAATCAATGCAGCTTCTGGTGGGAGACGATGGCGGCATCATCATGGGAAAGGGGCGGATGGATATTCTGACCTCCATTGAACAGACCGGTTCCATCAATAAAACCGCCAAGGCGCTGGGCATGTCTTATAAATCTGTATGGAGTAAGATCAAATCCACTGAAAACAACTGGGGCAGGCCCGTGGTCAATGCCGACCGTGTCAAGGGAACCTCCTTGACGGATGAGGGCCGTTCCCTTCTTGATGCCTACAAAGAACTGAACCGCCGGTGCATGGCCGCCGACGACGCCATTTTCGACGAACTCTTCCCCCAATAG
- a CDS encoding 4Fe-4S dicluster domain-containing protein — MSKYYLFQDTKKCIGCRTCEVQCKSNKGLPLGPKPCQIIQVGPKTVAEVPKISFIFMPCFHCENPWCVSACPTGAMQRRAKDGIVFIDQDLCVGCKTCVSACPWGAPQWNPETGKVVKCDYCKDRIDEGLEPACVTTCTTNCLKFGKVEDMTQIRRERHAEAVASFENTSF, encoded by the coding sequence ATGAGTAAGTACTACCTGTTTCAGGATACCAAAAAATGCATCGGGTGCCGGACCTGTGAGGTTCAGTGCAAGTCCAACAAAGGGCTGCCCCTGGGCCCAAAGCCCTGCCAGATTATCCAGGTGGGCCCCAAGACCGTTGCCGAGGTGCCCAAGATTTCTTTTATTTTCATGCCCTGTTTCCACTGTGAAAATCCGTGGTGTGTTTCCGCCTGCCCCACCGGGGCCATGCAGCGGCGTGCCAAGGACGGCATCGTATTCATCGACCAGGATCTCTGCGTGGGCTGCAAGACCTGTGTCTCCGCCTGTCCCTGGGGCGCTCCCCAATGGAACCCGGAAACCGGGAAGGTGGTGAAGTGCGATTACTGCAAGGACCGTATCGACGAAGGGCTGGAGCCGGCCTGCGTCACCACCTGCACCACCAACTGCCTCAAGTTCGGAAAGGTGGAGGATATGACCCAGATCAGACGGGAGCGCCACGCAGAGGCCGTGGCCTCCTTTGAAAATACCAGCTTCTAA
- a CDS encoding FAD-dependent oxidoreductase — protein sequence METCPVRQTIIFLTEQIGPAGLSDPRGQRISEQILALAEEIAEGAAGDQHLAAIDTLIEEYAYTNSPAKTRETGKIVKKLLAENREVFQDHIESRNCPSHDCGKLAPSPCQMACPAGIDIPTYLALIAQGRDADAIEVIRRDNPLPWVCGLICTRPCEMMCVRGRIDTPVSIKFLKAFAAERAMSHRAYKNPVPKPANGKKVCVVGAGPGGLSCAYYLALEGYTVRVLEDLPIPGGMLMVGIPRYRLPREVIDREVAMIEALGVEISYNTRFGRDITKEELERQGYEAFFLAIGAHKAWDLGIEGEKDFPGVIEAVTFLKDVALGEHHAPGSHVVVIGGGNVAIDAARTSLRLGAERVTIAYRRSRNQMPADVEEVEQAEEEGIEFAFLTIPKAIVGEGDEITALSCIKAELKKKKGSDRLAPVPIEGQDFEIHADAVISAIGQYVDDAGMEVFDGVNWTRRGTIEVNHASMETTQPGVFAAGDAVSGPATVIEAIGGGKRAADAIDRYLRGIPQPRMPRTPIRHNTEPVMEISASQKMTARQPEMPMLNLDRRRTTFQQVELGYEEAAVRREASRCLRCDICRRCGECVEICRDKMGIGALKLGYLEFDEQSPTDFRATAENCITCGACAANCENKAMVIEKRDGKRMLKLCGTVLNSQEIQYCDGCGAELGSEQYIRFIQKKTQGVTPAAGKRMLCNNCLRRNGAAGNAESGPVSFV from the coding sequence ATGGAGACCTGTCCGGTTCGCCAGACCATTATTTTCCTGACCGAGCAGATCGGGCCGGCCGGCCTGTCCGATCCCAGGGGCCAGCGCATATCCGAACAGATCCTTGCCCTGGCCGAGGAAATTGCCGAAGGAGCGGCCGGTGACCAGCACCTGGCCGCCATCGACACCTTGATTGAAGAGTATGCGTACACCAACAGCCCGGCCAAGACCCGGGAAACCGGGAAAATTGTCAAAAAATTATTAGCGGAGAACAGGGAGGTCTTTCAGGATCATATCGAATCCCGGAACTGCCCCTCCCACGACTGCGGGAAACTGGCGCCCTCTCCCTGCCAGATGGCCTGTCCGGCGGGCATTGATATTCCCACCTACCTGGCCCTCATTGCCCAGGGGCGGGATGCCGACGCCATTGAGGTGATCCGGCGGGACAATCCCCTGCCCTGGGTCTGCGGCCTGATCTGCACCCGGCCCTGCGAAATGATGTGTGTGCGGGGGCGGATCGACACCCCGGTCTCCATTAAATTTCTCAAGGCCTTTGCCGCAGAGCGGGCCATGTCACACAGGGCCTATAAAAACCCCGTACCGAAACCGGCCAACGGGAAGAAGGTCTGTGTTGTCGGGGCCGGCCCCGGCGGGCTCTCCTGTGCCTATTACCTGGCCCTGGAGGGGTACACGGTCCGGGTGCTGGAGGATCTGCCCATCCCCGGTGGCATGCTCATGGTGGGCATTCCCAGGTACCGGCTGCCCAGGGAGGTCATTGACCGGGAAGTGGCCATGATCGAAGCCCTTGGGGTGGAGATTTCCTATAATACAAGGTTTGGCAGGGACATCACCAAAGAAGAACTGGAACGCCAGGGATACGAGGCCTTTTTTCTGGCCATCGGCGCCCACAAGGCCTGGGATCTGGGGATCGAAGGAGAAAAAGATTTTCCCGGGGTGATCGAAGCGGTCACATTTTTAAAGGATGTGGCCCTGGGAGAGCACCATGCCCCGGGTTCCCATGTGGTGGTCATCGGCGGGGGCAATGTGGCCATTGACGCCGCCCGGACCAGCCTGCGCCTGGGGGCCGAAAGGGTGACCATTGCCTACCGGCGTTCCAGGAACCAGATGCCCGCGGATGTGGAAGAGGTGGAACAGGCCGAGGAAGAGGGCATTGAGTTTGCCTTTCTCACCATCCCCAAGGCCATTGTGGGGGAAGGGGATGAAATTACGGCCCTTTCCTGCATCAAGGCGGAACTGAAAAAGAAAAAGGGCTCCGACCGGCTGGCCCCTGTGCCCATCGAAGGCCAGGATTTCGAGATCCATGCCGACGCCGTGATTTCGGCCATCGGCCAGTATGTGGACGATGCCGGCATGGAGGTCTTTGACGGGGTGAACTGGACCCGCAGAGGGACCATAGAGGTGAACCATGCATCCATGGAAACCACCCAGCCGGGTGTGTTTGCCGCCGGGGACGCCGTATCGGGCCCTGCAACGGTGATCGAAGCCATCGGCGGAGGCAAGCGGGCCGCCGACGCCATTGACCGGTATCTGCGCGGGATTCCCCAGCCCAGAATGCCCAGAACCCCCATTCGCCATAACACCGAACCCGTGATGGAAATTTCCGCCAGCCAGAAAATGACGGCCAGGCAGCCTGAAATGCCCATGCTCAACCTGGACCGCCGCCGGACCACCTTTCAGCAGGTGGAACTGGGGTATGAAGAGGCTGCGGTCCGGAGGGAAGCCAGCCGCTGCCTGCGCTGCGACATCTGCCGCCGCTGCGGGGAATGTGTTGAGATCTGCCGGGACAAGATGGGCATCGGAGCCCTGAAGCTGGGATACCTTGAATTTGATGAGCAGTCCCCCACGGATTTCAGGGCCACGGCCGAAAATTGCATCACCTGCGGAGCCTGTGCGGCCAATTGTGAAAATAAGGCCATGGTCATCGAAAAACGGGACGGAAAGCGGATGCTCAAACTCTGCGGCACCGTTCTCAACAGCCAGGAAATACAATACTGCGACGGCTGCGGAGCCGAGCTGGGATCAGAACAATACATCCGTTTCATCCAGAAGAAAACCCAAGGGGTAACCCCGGCAGCGGGTAAACGGATGCTGTGCAATAATTGTCTGCGCCGCAACGGGGCTGCCGGAAATGCCGAAAGCGGCCCGGTATCCTTTGTATAG
- a CDS encoding CBS domain-containing protein has protein sequence MTVKNLLESHVGEYHTITGGQTVAQGLQQMTAYGASALMVTDGETPVGIFTERDFVRCHILFPDKKPGEVKIKEVMTTQLIVAEPTDKVEDAMGMMIKAKIRHLPVVGEEKIIGLICLEDLVKVHVGALTQELHYLKDYISDLQDAAHD, from the coding sequence ATGACAGTAAAGAATTTATTGGAATCCCATGTGGGGGAATACCACACCATCACCGGAGGCCAGACCGTGGCCCAGGGGCTGCAGCAGATGACTGCCTACGGGGCCTCGGCCCTGATGGTTACGGACGGTGAGACACCCGTGGGTATTTTTACGGAACGGGATTTTGTCCGCTGCCACATCCTTTTTCCGGATAAAAAACCCGGCGAGGTGAAGATCAAAGAGGTGATGACCACCCAACTCATCGTCGCCGAACCCACGGACAAGGTTGAAGATGCCATGGGCATGATGATCAAGGCGAAAATCAGGCACCTGCCCGTGGTGGGGGAGGAGAAAATCATCGGCCTGATCTGCCTGGAAGACCTGGTTAAGGTCCATGTGGGGGCTCTCACCCAGGAACTCCATTATTTAAAGGATTATATTTCCGACCTCCAGGATGCCGCCCATGATTAA
- a CDS encoding (2Fe-2S)-binding protein: protein MIKFYIDDKAFEAEEGTTVLQVARQHKIPVPHLCYHPALKPSGSCKLCGVEVTSPSGRQTVMLSCIMKVKEGLEVKTDSELVRANREKAFNKLLGLAPESRRIRELAEAFNVPVIPKPNGCIRCRLCVRVCNEIVKARAIKMVKTESGPRVMPGEGTCIGCGTCANLCPTKVIQVKDEGLVRTVSIKDEVISRLPLERCEACGKSYATEQFLAHVEETTDPHPHTKDLHHLCPNCAKLMSDRAVTERERTRK from the coding sequence ATGATTAAGTTTTATATTGACGATAAAGCCTTTGAAGCGGAAGAAGGAACCACGGTGCTCCAGGTGGCCCGGCAGCACAAGATTCCCGTGCCCCACCTCTGCTACCATCCCGCCCTGAAGCCTTCGGGTTCCTGCAAGCTCTGCGGGGTTGAAGTGACCTCTCCCTCGGGCCGGCAGACGGTGATGCTTTCCTGCATCATGAAGGTCAAGGAGGGACTGGAGGTAAAGACCGATTCCGAGCTCGTCCGGGCCAACCGCGAGAAGGCCTTTAACAAGCTGCTGGGCCTGGCCCCGGAGTCCCGGCGCATCAGGGAACTGGCAGAGGCGTTCAATGTGCCGGTGATCCCAAAACCCAACGGATGTATCCGCTGCCGCCTTTGCGTCAGGGTCTGCAATGAAATCGTCAAGGCCCGGGCCATTAAAATGGTGAAAACCGAATCCGGCCCCAGGGTCATGCCCGGGGAAGGCACCTGCATCGGCTGCGGCACCTGCGCCAACCTCTGTCCCACCAAAGTGATCCAGGTCAAAGACGAGGGCCTTGTGAGGACCGTGTCCATCAAGGATGAGGTCATCAGCCGCCTGCCCCTGGAACGGTGCGAAGCCTGCGGTAAAAGCTACGCCACCGAACAGTTTCTGGCCCATGTGGAAGAGACCACCGATCCCCATCCCCATACCAAGGACCTCCACCACCTCTGCCCCAACTGCGCCAAACTCATGTCCGACCGGGCGGTGACCGAGCGGGAGCGGACCCGCAAATAG
- a CDS encoding sulfite exporter TauE/SafE family protein: MKKISIYLTAMAMALFLAAPAAFAGTAKVSAGSYKAGDVVEISGQIEPGQDLYLAIAQKKMFAPKDTNGVHEIKKFKGTVKKGAFDMDTAIPPLYYLITNVPEKFGSVDKKKFGGPSVLLGKGNGIYSTTMFYLKKKFNEVDATARAMMGPISSDKQWNFLRWANESSYGINTIVKEGNRIGKVVIFSKTVVTDEGSGNYWDKGTKVSLDKSTGKYTVSFKSFRHTPPNTQFDVYVNGAKTAAYTIEKNGYWLTKGFRYMNPLWIVIGAILVGTYFSMIGAAGGMLMAAFQVLVVNTMGPVGINAANVLKPSNMALTLFSPLGSFYRYAKVEKRVAWPIGISFGVGIFIGSIWLGKYISALLPMKAYKEWLAVLVVLMGIKTLMEMRPAAMAKRKNIKAMTKKFNDEVAKAKAEGRAAEMGSIEPVKTGLTDYRFKFWGEEFRINPLLFGILGVAIGVVSRSFGIGGGFLLVPAMTTLGALPMYVAVPISLIGTCFSSIGSFIGYLMTGYLPDMTLAIAIIIGGFAGGMLGSRAQKMFSEMTLKVVLACTLFFLFFRFFKIEIWI, translated from the coding sequence ATGAAGAAAATCAGTATTTATTTGACAGCCATGGCAATGGCCCTGTTTTTGGCTGCTCCGGCCGCCTTTGCCGGCACTGCCAAAGTTTCTGCAGGCAGCTACAAGGCAGGGGATGTGGTCGAAATTTCCGGGCAGATTGAACCGGGGCAGGACCTTTACCTGGCCATTGCCCAGAAAAAAATGTTCGCCCCCAAGGACACCAACGGGGTGCATGAGATCAAAAAATTTAAAGGCACCGTCAAGAAAGGGGCCTTTGACATGGATACGGCCATTCCGCCCCTCTACTACCTGATCACCAATGTGCCGGAAAAATTCGGTAGCGTGGACAAGAAAAAATTCGGCGGCCCCTCTGTGCTTCTGGGCAAAGGCAACGGGATTTATTCCACCACCATGTTCTACCTGAAAAAGAAATTCAACGAGGTGGACGCCACCGCCCGGGCCATGATGGGCCCCATCAGCTCCGACAAGCAGTGGAATTTCCTGCGCTGGGCCAATGAGTCCAGCTACGGCATCAACACCATTGTTAAGGAAGGCAACCGCATCGGCAAGGTGGTTATCTTTTCCAAGACCGTTGTTACGGACGAAGGGTCCGGCAACTACTGGGACAAGGGCACCAAAGTCAGCCTGGATAAGTCCACGGGCAAGTATACGGTCTCCTTTAAGTCCTTCCGCCACACCCCGCCGAATACCCAATTCGACGTTTATGTCAACGGTGCAAAGACCGCCGCATACACCATTGAAAAGAACGGATACTGGCTCACCAAGGGCTTCCGGTACATGAATCCCCTGTGGATCGTCATCGGCGCCATCCTGGTGGGGACCTACTTCTCCATGATCGGTGCGGCCGGCGGCATGCTCATGGCCGCCTTCCAGGTGCTGGTGGTCAACACCATGGGCCCTGTGGGTATCAATGCAGCCAACGTGCTCAAGCCCTCCAACATGGCCCTGACCCTGTTCTCCCCCCTGGGATCCTTTTACCGGTATGCCAAGGTTGAAAAACGGGTGGCCTGGCCCATCGGCATCTCCTTTGGCGTGGGTATCTTCATCGGCTCCATCTGGCTGGGCAAATATATCTCCGCCCTCCTGCCCATGAAGGCCTACAAGGAATGGCTGGCGGTCCTGGTTGTACTCATGGGGATCAAGACCCTCATGGAAATGCGCCCGGCTGCCATGGCAAAACGTAAAAACATCAAGGCCATGACCAAAAAGTTCAACGATGAGGTGGCCAAGGCCAAGGCCGAAGGCCGTGCCGCTGAAATGGGCTCCATCGAACCCGTTAAAACCGGACTCACCGATTACCGTTTTAAATTCTGGGGTGAGGAATTCAGGATCAATCCCCTGCTCTTTGGTATCCTGGGTGTTGCCATCGGCGTGGTTTCCCGGTCCTTCGGCATCGGCGGCGGATTCCTGCTCGTTCCTGCCATGACCACACTGGGGGCGCTGCCCATGTACGTGGCCGTACCCATCTCCCTGATCGGTACCTGTTTTTCAAGTATCGGCTCATTCATCGGTTACCTGATGACCGGGTACCTGCCGGATATGACCCTGGCCATCGCCATAATCATCGGCGGCTTTGCCGGCGGCATGCTGGGCTCCCGCGCCCAGAAAATGTTCTCGGAAATGACCCTGAAGGTGGTCTTGGCATGTACCCTCTTTTTCCTCTTCTTCCGGTTCTTCAAGATTGAGATCTGGATTTAA
- a CDS encoding PAS domain S-box protein has product MIFSSLPIRLVDMFGSVAMVVIAVLALDKAKQLRELDHDNTIFLYLLWISTGFTIFAVSRSFSHILKQFLVLTANPDIWASISPYTGAVNTVSFMLVGLITLFFNQNWKINEKILTSREKLEEAHDQLMSLNQTLEHKVVERTEMLTSSEHKARRIFEQSLDTIVVTDARFRISEINQAGITLTGYQKADMLDREMGFGDFITKPSDWARLRDLLTTSEFVLNEETDFLRPDGSQIRVLITGGADYGAFGCGKTFHFIIKDINEKKQMEQQIAQADKLAALGELSAGVAHEINNPLGIILGYTQLMLKEEAVKADTGFEEDLKTIEKHVKNCKDVVSDLLSFSRKGSKERGRVDVHRVVDGVVKFLSNHTDFRRAEVRLGLWKGDTLNVNGNAQELTQVMINLMINACHAVEGIPDGCIEVITDKEGADVLISVQDNGTGIKKRHLPRIFDPFFTTKPVGQGTGLGLSVGYGIIRRHGGTITAGNREEGGAVFTIRLPLEQDKGGES; this is encoded by the coding sequence ATGATTTTTTCTTCCCTGCCCATACGCCTGGTGGATATGTTTGGTTCCGTGGCCATGGTGGTCATTGCCGTCCTGGCCCTGGACAAGGCCAAGCAGCTGCGGGAACTGGACCATGACAACACGATTTTTCTGTACCTTTTATGGATTTCCACCGGGTTTACCATCTTTGCCGTGTCCAGGTCTTTTTCCCATATCCTCAAGCAATTTCTCGTGCTGACGGCCAATCCGGACATCTGGGCCTCCATCAGCCCCTATACCGGGGCCGTGAATACGGTCTCCTTCATGCTGGTGGGGCTGATTACCCTGTTTTTTAACCAGAACTGGAAAATCAATGAAAAGATTCTCACCTCCCGGGAAAAGCTGGAGGAGGCCCATGACCAGCTCATGAGCCTGAATCAGACCCTGGAGCACAAGGTGGTGGAGCGCACCGAAATGCTCACTTCCTCGGAACATAAGGCGCGACGGATTTTTGAGCAGTCCCTGGACACCATTGTGGTCACCGACGCCCGGTTCCGGATTTCCGAGATTAACCAGGCCGGGATCACCCTGACCGGCTACCAGAAGGCGGATATGCTGGACCGGGAAATGGGGTTCGGAGATTTCATAACCAAGCCCTCGGACTGGGCCCGGCTCCGGGACCTGCTGACCACCAGTGAATTTGTCCTGAACGAGGAAACGGATTTCCTGCGGCCCGACGGCTCCCAGATCCGGGTTCTGATCACCGGCGGCGCCGATTACGGGGCCTTTGGCTGCGGCAAGACTTTTCATTTCATTATCAAGGATATCAACGAGAAAAAACAGATGGAGCAGCAGATCGCCCAGGCCGATAAACTGGCCGCCCTGGGTGAGCTTTCCGCCGGAGTGGCCCATGAGATCAACAATCCCTTGGGAATTATTCTGGGATACACCCAGCTCATGCTCAAGGAAGAGGCCGTTAAGGCGGACACCGGATTTGAAGAGGACCTGAAAACCATTGAAAAGCACGTGAAGAACTGCAAGGATGTGGTGTCGGATCTGCTCAGCTTTTCCAGAAAGGGCTCCAAGGAGAGGGGGCGGGTGGACGTGCACCGCGTGGTGGACGGGGTGGTGAAGTTTTTAAGCAACCATACGGATTTCAGAAGGGCCGAGGTCCGCCTGGGGCTCTGGAAGGGCGATACGCTTAATGTCAACGGCAATGCCCAGGAACTCACCCAGGTAATGATCAACCTTATGATCAACGCCTGCCATGCCGTTGAGGGCATTCCCGACGGCTGCATCGAGGTGATTACTGATAAAGAGGGGGCAGATGTGTTGATTTCGGTGCAGGATAATGGCACGGGAATTAAAAAACGCCACCTGCCCAGGATCTTTGATCCCTTTTTTACCACCAAGCCCGTGGGACAGGGCACCGGCCTGGGGCTTTCCGTGGGATACGGGATCATTCGCCGCCACGGCGGGACCATCACCGCCGGAAACCGGGAAGAGGGGGGGGCGGTCTTTACCATCCGCCTGCCCCTGGAACAAGACAAAGGAGGTGAGTCATGA
- a CDS encoding sigma-54-dependent Fis family transcriptional regulator has translation MTAQILVVDDEKDMTRLLQRTLEPELDCDVTMAFSGEMAMNVVEQADTLFDLVISDIRMPGMDGFELLARLKQHSPDLTVVMLTAYGNIESAVTAIKKGAYDFIAKPFDQDEIIFKIGKALERSRLLNENKRLQQACQKTPLPLIGQSPAMEKVFEKISLVAGSDVTVLITGESGTGKDLTARSIHTLSNRKGKPYIPVNCPTIPEHILESELFGYKKGAFTNAYRDKTGLFQEADKGTIFLDEIGDVGPSIQTKLLRVIQEKEVKPLGDTRVDRVDVRIIASTNQDLKQKIADKEFREDFFYRLSVITIELPPLRDRITDIPLLCDHLLAKHCEKLNKPSRRLSENVLDLLMKQPWPGNVRELENVLVQGILYSEDETIRRANIPASILTGGDGPDNTCGSLDGETGKLPYKAAKEKILTRFNHNYIGAMLTMTGGNITQAAKRCAMDRQALQQIMKRYDIDPDRYRGK, from the coding sequence ATGACCGCACAGATTCTTGTTGTTGATGATGAAAAGGATATGACCCGCCTGCTGCAGCGCACCCTGGAGCCGGAGCTGGACTGCGACGTAACCATGGCCTTTTCAGGAGAAATGGCCATGAATGTCGTGGAGCAGGCCGACACCCTTTTCGACCTGGTGATCAGCGATATCCGCATGCCCGGCATGGACGGGTTTGAGCTGCTGGCGCGGTTGAAACAGCACAGCCCGGACCTCACCGTGGTCATGCTCACCGCCTACGGCAACATTGAATCAGCAGTGACCGCCATTAAAAAAGGGGCCTATGATTTTATTGCCAAACCCTTTGACCAGGATGAAATCATATTTAAGATCGGAAAGGCCCTGGAACGCAGCCGCCTGCTCAATGAAAACAAGCGGCTCCAGCAGGCCTGCCAAAAAACACCCCTGCCCCTCATCGGCCAGAGCCCGGCCATGGAAAAGGTGTTTGAGAAAATCTCCCTGGTGGCCGGTTCCGACGTCACCGTGCTCATCACCGGAGAGTCCGGAACGGGCAAAGACCTGACGGCCCGTTCCATCCATACCCTGAGCAACAGAAAGGGCAAACCCTATATCCCGGTGAACTGCCCCACCATTCCCGAACACATCCTGGAAAGCGAATTGTTCGGGTATAAAAAGGGGGCGTTTACCAATGCCTACCGGGATAAAACAGGCCTCTTCCAGGAGGCCGACAAGGGGACCATTTTCCTGGATGAAATCGGTGATGTGGGCCCCTCCATCCAGACCAAGCTGCTGCGGGTGATCCAGGAAAAAGAGGTCAAGCCCCTGGGAGATACCCGGGTGGACCGGGTGGATGTGCGGATCATCGCCTCCACCAACCAGGACCTGAAACAGAAAATTGCAGACAAAGAATTCAGGGAGGATTTTTTCTACCGCCTTTCAGTGATTACCATTGAACTGCCGCCCCTGAGGGACCGGATTACGGATATCCCCCTGCTCTGCGACCACCTCCTGGCCAAGCATTGTGAAAAGTTGAACAAACCGTCCAGGCGCTTGTCGGAAAACGTGCTGGACCTGCTCATGAAGCAGCCCTGGCCGGGCAATGTCCGGGAACTGGAAAATGTTCTGGTCCAGGGGATTCTTTATTCCGAAGACGAAACCATCCGCCGGGCCAATATCCCGGCCAGCATCCTCACCGGCGGAGACGGGCCCGACAACACCTGCGGCAGCCTTGACGGCGAGACGGGAAAACTTCCTTACAAGGCGGCCAAGGAGAAAATCCTCACCCGGTTCAACCACAATTATATCGGGGCCATGCTCACCATGACCGGGGGCAATATCACCCAGGCGGCAAAACGCTGCGCCATGGACCGCCAGGCCCTGCAGCAGATCATGAAGCGGTACGATATCGACCCGGACCGGTACCGGGGGAAATAG
- a CDS encoding TRAP transporter large permease: MSPILAGIAGIFIMLLMFTTRMPVAFVMALVGFGGFSLMISPEAGLVLLSRNVFETFASYDLTTIPLFILMGQLGFNSGISKRLYDAGYKFLGAVRGGLAMATVSACTAFGAVCGSSPATAATMATVGLPEMKRFGYDDELSTGAVASGGGIGMIMPPSVVLIIYGILTEQSIGQLFVAGIFPAILVTLLFIGAIYLRCRMAPELGPAGESFTWSEKVKALMGLGETLAVFALVVGGIFYGLFTPTEAAAVGAFGVLAIAVARKQITWKGFVKSLMETLQTSCMVLMLITGAVIFGKFLAVTRIPFEIADWVGGLNMSPVLVMGVIILIYFIGGCFMDALAFVTLTVPIFFPVVMELGFDPVWFGVIVVMVTEMGVITPPVGINVYVVYGVAKNVLAEPVRLEKIFKGITPFLMAVMLGVLILVCCPWIILFLPNLMY; this comes from the coding sequence ATGAGCCCCATCCTGGCCGGCATTGCCGGCATTTTCATTATGCTTCTCATGTTCACCACCCGGATGCCCGTGGCCTTTGTCATGGCCCTGGTGGGATTTGGCGGCTTCTCCCTGATGATCTCCCCCGAGGCCGGACTGGTCCTTTTGTCCAGAAATGTATTTGAAACCTTTGCCTCCTATGACCTGACCACCATCCCGTTGTTCATCCTCATGGGACAGCTGGGGTTCAACTCGGGCATTTCCAAACGGCTCTACGATGCGGGATACAAATTTTTAGGCGCCGTCAGGGGAGGTCTTGCCATGGCCACGGTGTCCGCCTGCACCGCCTTCGGGGCGGTCTGCGGCTCCAGTCCGGCCACCGCCGCCACCATGGCCACGGTGGGGCTTCCCGAGATGAAGCGCTTCGGCTATGATGACGAGCTGTCCACCGGGGCCGTGGCCTCGGGCGGGGGCATCGGCATGATCATGCCCCCCTCGGTGGTGCTCATCATCTACGGCATCCTCACGGAACAGTCCATCGGCCAGCTCTTTGTGGCGGGCATCTTTCCGGCCATCCTGGTGACCCTGCTCTTTATCGGGGCCATCTACCTGCGCTGCCGCATGGCGCCGGAACTGGGCCCGGCCGGGGAGTCCTTTACCTGGTCCGAAAAAGTCAAAGCCCTGATGGGGCTGGGGGAGACCCTGGCCGTCTTTGCCCTGGTGGTGGGCGGAATTTTCTATGGATTGTTCACCCCCACCGAAGCCGCCGCCGTGGGCGCCTTCGGGGTGCTGGCCATTGCCGTTGCAAGAAAGCAGATCACCTGGAAAGGCTTTGTCAAATCCCTGATGGAAACCCTGCAGACCTCCTGCATGGTCCTCATGCTCATCACCGGCGCCGTGATCTTCGGCAAATTCCTGGCCGTCACCCGGATCCCCTTTGAGATCGCCGACTGGGTCGGCGGGCTGAACATGTCACCGGTCCTGGTCATGGGGGTGATTATCCTCATCTACTTTATAGGGGGCTGCTTCATGGATGCCCTGGCCTTTGTCACCCTCACCGTGCCCATCTTCTTTCCCGTGGTCATGGAACTGGGGTTCGATCCCGTATGGTTCGGGGTGATCGTGGTCATGGTCACGGAGATGGGGGTCATCACCCCGCCCGTGGGCATCAATGTCTATGTGGTCTACGGGGTGGCCAAAAATGTACTGGCGGAACCGGTGCGCCTGGAAAAGATATTCAAGGGCATCACGCCTTTTCTTATGGCCGTGATGCTAGGGGTGTTGATTTTAGTCTGCTGCCCCTGGATAATTCTCTTCCTGCCCAACCTTATGTACTGA